In Lewinellaceae bacterium, a single window of DNA contains:
- a CDS encoding MarR family transcriptional regulator, which translates to MNYAEILISIRKISRVVNLESKRLEKEHGISIPQLLALSFLRDQEHYQSSHKAIKDFLKLNASTVTGIIARLEKKGMVAKLPRLNDKRVSLITLTAKGAKLLDATPDPLLHHQISQKLQSLSAEQMTQIANAFVAINDILGIDAGEDETSIEE; encoded by the coding sequence ATGAATTACGCAGAAATCCTGATCAGCATCCGCAAGATTTCCAGAGTGGTGAACCTGGAGAGCAAGCGCCTCGAAAAAGAGCATGGAATTAGCATCCCTCAGCTCCTCGCTTTGAGCTTCCTCCGGGATCAGGAACACTATCAGTCGTCCCACAAGGCCATCAAGGATTTCCTGAAACTCAACGCCAGCACCGTTACCGGCATCATCGCCCGGTTGGAAAAAAAAGGCATGGTGGCCAAACTGCCCCGGCTCAACGACAAGCGGGTGAGCCTCATCACCCTCACCGCCAAAGGGGCTAAATTGCTGGATGCAACTCCTGACCCTCTGCTCCACCACCAGATTTCTCAGAAACTTCAATCTCTGTCGGCAGAACAAATGACACAAATTGCCAATGCCTTCGTCGCCATCAACGATATCCTGGGCATCGATGCCGGCGAAGATGAAACCAGCATAGAAGAATAA
- a CDS encoding tandem-95 repeat protein: MRPEYSGNRQSIILPASNAGAGHAHNSSRTQTFGKNMIEMSTYPYPQPAATDKAATLTTPKKKSWLAQFWPLRFFLLSFFLMGFGQASFAANETISSGSFIINMGVTPQTVGNGLKPYGLIYDLLNNYQVPVKWVINPSKAKDGIDFSHNGVDYRGGPFIIPAEYRTPAVDAAIASWQAMGVVGATTVSPIIVPVYLTIDYVMNWTLNAQNGGIAEGYLQAAGIPETAYNWVLPGDLTCCNDIFVMPHADPEWVDGVDLAHGRLLSWNADIGSATSDGLGGCDGAIWAACHAVSALELMFNPGNPSEQTNFLSKKIGTATGGGPYSDPNNSLVEWGDHGEAGGPYNAFLPTHPVMQYMGVIDGALQNGSEQSYLPVIGGGWRPTTQLGVTIPVHPDVPSVSLGPAVKIAFGDAFGDPTRGKVMYEAGHNHGGSGTANIAAQRAFLNFSIWAAQGKAINVDVAGVAPTVEGGSDVLMLTANATGGTGVFTYQWVTDCPGTFSNPNGQTTIFTPSFVSEGVECSIRCIVQDDCGTRTAFDSESTTIVPAPVPPVANNDAEFTNPGVPVTLPPLANDTDLNLDIDPSSLAFWDPMTMMTIASPYTTPNNGTFTINFDGTVTYVSAPGFMGTEVIYYRICDLTDPMDGGPFCDVATITITVDETDEFGCTPLEEYRKLYTAYGASESANAEVDKPFLALGYPEGLGGNKPAVLKGDADPVKRGVITIALENFVLAGDVVSIYGWAADGNGSTITVTTSFDGITFSDAQVFTAPNKDQSYTFNYTVSNPDGILFLRIANTSANGKDFNLDGVSYDVKSCQTDCALPFVDLVLNGTANSFDATSTAGNEDKALGLPNLAGAVIDAGQFLILDLGDTIPNGSQVQLFLANESQSPQPTVDVLGSLTNGSFTGSVNYLPETDKDESYTQFFYTVTQPFGLRYLRFNGNIDKIHLDAVIYEIETCVDGVPVANNDVVYTLEGVPVTYEVQVNDFDPQGDPITTTAITSPPSNGTATINPDGTITYVPNADHNGNPADVLTYQICDATGLCDEATLTIIIPDDGCTDPGQTLQKIGVSYAIAGLDPGNNVNNEADATYYPSGANFAEMDNPNEELVLQLSQAVRAGDKIRLYISGENANPVDFTVKVSTNGVPASAINPVSYTVSGTAFVEFEYQVNATGITYVHIINNDPDEKLRVDGVLFNIWACAPTCVLPNVAVTGDGFSVTATGDRDPLNATGTPDATGQEIRNGDSPATIVDLGEVVPQGSYIYLYLARDGTNAVTATVESSPTNGSFTNLVSFNPNTAEPNYQQYSFQVAQATGIRYLRLNVPTTNRYFVDAVGYFYSLCQDGTPVAVNDATATSEETPVTYPVQVNDSDPAGSPLSTTQILSPPSNGTALINPDGTITYTPDPEFTGTDMLTYQICNPSGLCDDAVLTITVVNDGCASGESTVIIGTGYGFSVSDPLNKVSNEQNAIGVPDALFAELDKGASARLEITLSQTVVPGDKITYYVSSDDLLLEADFTVEIFNGSSWVGAESHSVSGLTFTTFTYTVADAAGAQRIRFINNDADEKLHVDAVKYNLRTCSPTGCVQSETAVVQSGYAIDNPTSPASTADTPSEALGAPDQSFSLVDNGDFLIVDFGQILPQGTFLFFYFSSDGGTTITAKTSTTTTFGSGTSFSVTAPKPNFQQFQLEITAPGGAQYVRFDGTNGKIEVDAAQYSLYQTNSLSGFVWDDSSNENGTFETGSENPFAGVSVKIYRDADASGTVSAGDVLLATKTTNANGFYSYQFFASSLPANYVMAIDEATLPVSPANNYYTTAQYQTATLTSATDSDCDNDFGRSFDNPPVANDDVATTEQNIPIVIDAIGNDQNPDVDGEVTTVTSITSPPSFGGTASINPDGTINYTPPVGFTGVETFVYELCDEANPGVLCDEATVTVTVNPFTNDPPVANDDAATTEQDDPVSVNVLANDSDPDGDPINPPACVGTDASAAMPAVCNGATTNGGTVTILPSGEIYYVPPPGFTGTDQTTYVICDPGGLCDDAVITFTVNADTNDPPVATDDTEVVYLPCGATTFNVLANDYDLDGNLVPGSVTITSALSPATGTLVNNMDGTFTYTAAAAGTFTFGYQVCDDGTPLPAQCDQATVTIEVPVTNTAPIAMDDGDVITSGDQLTTPVLSNDSDPEGDDLTVTLCTSLAPGSCGLTSSTSTQGGTVTVLPSGKTQYTPPAGFAGVDTYFYQICDDGCPNLCAEATVTVTVENQPPVAVDDVDATALNTAIQVDVLANDFDPEGEAITLQTAGVNPLNPTGGGTLQGGTAVVNNNGTPGDPTDDFIDYTPPSNFIGLDTFYYEICDANVFDPECDIARVIITVTSPIDVQLTKAVFPEQPDAGDNVAFTLRLTNTSASTATGVVVKDKLPSGLTYVSDNGSGAYDSGTGVWFIGTVPAGSFVELQIVATVTNFTDATNVAEVTAHNEVDTDSTPNNNILGEDDQDAVILQCVLKREPISVTQNP; encoded by the coding sequence ATGAGACCTGAATACTCCGGCAACCGCCAATCCATCATCCTTCCGGCCAGCAACGCCGGAGCAGGGCATGCTCATAATTCATCCAGGACGCAAACCTTTGGCAAAAACATGATCGAAATGTCTACCTATCCTTATCCACAACCCGCAGCTACAGATAAGGCTGCTACCCTTACGACACCCAAAAAGAAAAGCTGGCTGGCACAATTCTGGCCCCTCCGCTTTTTCTTGCTGAGCTTTTTCCTGATGGGCTTTGGCCAGGCATCCTTTGCCGCCAATGAGACCATCTCTTCAGGCTCCTTTATCATCAATATGGGCGTCACGCCGCAAACCGTCGGCAATGGCCTCAAACCCTACGGACTGATCTACGACCTGCTCAACAACTATCAGGTGCCTGTCAAGTGGGTGATCAACCCCAGCAAAGCCAAGGATGGGATCGACTTTTCTCACAATGGTGTCGATTACCGGGGCGGGCCCTTCATCATCCCAGCTGAGTACCGGACGCCCGCCGTCGATGCGGCCATCGCTTCCTGGCAAGCTATGGGGGTAGTGGGCGCCACTACCGTCTCGCCCATTATCGTTCCGGTTTACCTCACCATTGATTATGTGATGAACTGGACCCTCAACGCCCAAAACGGCGGCATCGCCGAGGGCTACCTCCAGGCGGCCGGCATCCCGGAAACTGCCTACAATTGGGTATTGCCCGGCGACCTGACCTGCTGCAACGACATATTCGTCATGCCCCACGCCGACCCCGAATGGGTCGACGGCGTTGATCTGGCACACGGCCGCCTCTTAAGCTGGAACGCCGACATCGGCAGCGCTACCTCCGATGGCCTCGGCGGCTGCGACGGCGCCATCTGGGCGGCCTGCCATGCGGTGAGCGCCCTGGAACTGATGTTCAACCCCGGCAACCCCAGTGAACAAACGAACTTTCTGTCCAAAAAGATCGGTACCGCCACCGGCGGCGGCCCGTACTCCGACCCCAACAACTCCCTCGTAGAATGGGGAGACCACGGGGAAGCGGGCGGCCCTTACAATGCTTTTTTGCCTACCCACCCCGTCATGCAGTATATGGGGGTCATAGACGGAGCTTTGCAAAATGGCTCCGAGCAGAGCTACCTTCCCGTTATCGGCGGAGGATGGCGGCCCACCACCCAACTGGGCGTTACCATTCCGGTTCACCCGGATGTGCCTTCTGTCTCCCTCGGGCCAGCGGTAAAGATAGCCTTCGGCGACGCCTTCGGCGATCCCACCCGCGGCAAGGTCATGTACGAGGCCGGCCACAACCACGGTGGCAGCGGCACCGCCAATATCGCCGCCCAGCGCGCCTTCCTCAACTTCAGCATCTGGGCGGCCCAGGGCAAGGCCATTAACGTAGACGTAGCCGGCGTAGCGCCGACCGTAGAAGGCGGCAGCGACGTGCTCATGCTCACCGCCAACGCTACCGGCGGCACCGGCGTATTCACCTACCAGTGGGTCACCGACTGCCCCGGCACCTTCTCCAACCCCAACGGACAAACGACGATATTTACCCCGAGCTTCGTATCGGAAGGCGTGGAATGCTCCATCCGCTGCATCGTACAGGACGACTGCGGCACCCGCACCGCCTTCGACAGCGAGTCGACCACCATCGTACCCGCCCCGGTGCCCCCGGTAGCCAACAACGACGCCGAATTCACCAACCCGGGCGTGCCCGTTACCCTGCCGCCCCTGGCCAACGATACCGACCTCAACCTCGATATAGACCCCAGCAGCCTCGCCTTCTGGGATCCCATGACGATGATGACCATCGCCAGCCCCTACACCACGCCCAACAACGGCACCTTCACCATCAACTTCGACGGCACCGTCACCTATGTCTCCGCCCCCGGCTTTATGGGCACGGAGGTGATCTACTACCGGATCTGCGACCTGACCGACCCCATGGACGGCGGCCCCTTCTGCGATGTGGCCACCATTACCATTACGGTGGATGAAACGGATGAATTCGGCTGTACGCCGCTGGAGGAGTACCGGAAATTGTATACGGCTTATGGGGCATCAGAATCAGCCAATGCAGAGGTGGACAAGCCGTTTCTCGCTTTGGGCTATCCGGAAGGCCTGGGAGGAAACAAGCCGGCGGTATTGAAAGGAGATGCTGACCCCGTCAAACGGGGAGTCATCACCATTGCTCTGGAAAATTTTGTACTAGCCGGCGATGTGGTGAGCATTTATGGCTGGGCTGCAGATGGGAATGGCTCTACCATTACCGTGACCACTTCCTTTGATGGGATTACCTTTTCTGATGCGCAGGTATTTACGGCGCCTAATAAGGATCAATCTTATACTTTCAATTATACCGTTAGCAATCCCGACGGCATACTCTTCCTGCGGATAGCGAATACTTCCGCCAACGGAAAAGATTTCAACCTCGATGGCGTCAGCTATGACGTCAAATCTTGCCAGACGGATTGTGCCCTGCCCTTTGTGGATCTGGTATTGAATGGAACTGCCAATAGTTTTGATGCAACCAGCACGGCCGGTAACGAAGACAAAGCCCTGGGCTTGCCCAACCTGGCGGGAGCGGTTATTGACGCCGGGCAATTCCTCATCCTCGACCTGGGCGACACCATCCCCAATGGCTCGCAGGTGCAACTCTTCCTGGCCAATGAATCTCAAAGCCCACAACCTACTGTGGACGTATTGGGTTCGCTGACCAATGGTTCTTTCACCGGTTCCGTGAATTATTTGCCGGAAACGGACAAGGACGAAAGTTATACCCAGTTCTTCTACACCGTCACCCAGCCTTTCGGCTTGCGCTATCTGCGTTTTAACGGAAATATTGATAAAATTCATCTCGACGCCGTCATTTACGAAATAGAAACCTGCGTGGATGGCGTGCCGGTAGCCAATAACGATGTCGTCTACACACTGGAAGGCGTGCCGGTCACCTACGAAGTGCAGGTCAATGACTTTGACCCGCAGGGCGACCCGATCACCACTACGGCGATCACTTCCCCGCCTTCTAATGGTACGGCAACCATCAACCCGGATGGCACCATCACTTATGTGCCCAATGCCGACCATAACGGCAACCCCGCCGATGTACTGACCTACCAGATCTGTGATGCCACCGGCCTGTGCGATGAGGCGACGCTCACCATCATCATCCCCGACGATGGTTGTACCGACCCGGGCCAGACCCTGCAAAAGATCGGTGTGAGTTATGCAATCGCGGGTTTGGACCCCGGGAATAATGTCAACAATGAAGCAGACGCCACTTACTATCCCAGTGGTGCCAACTTCGCTGAAATGGACAACCCCAATGAGGAACTGGTCCTTCAGCTCTCCCAGGCCGTCCGGGCAGGGGACAAGATCAGATTATACATCAGCGGGGAGAATGCCAACCCCGTCGATTTCACGGTGAAGGTCTCGACGAACGGCGTACCCGCTAGTGCCATTAATCCGGTATCTTATACCGTTTCCGGAACCGCCTTTGTCGAATTTGAATACCAGGTCAATGCCACCGGCATCACTTATGTACATATCATCAATAACGATCCGGATGAAAAACTGCGGGTAGATGGGGTACTGTTCAACATCTGGGCCTGCGCCCCCACCTGCGTTTTACCTAATGTGGCGGTCACCGGCGACGGCTTTTCCGTGACGGCGACCGGCGACCGCGACCCGCTGAATGCAACCGGTACGCCTGATGCTACCGGACAGGAGATCCGCAACGGAGACAGCCCGGCTACGATCGTAGACCTGGGTGAGGTTGTCCCGCAGGGTTCTTACATTTATCTATACCTGGCCCGGGACGGAACCAATGCCGTGACTGCGACCGTTGAGAGTTCGCCAACCAACGGTTCTTTTACCAACCTGGTGAGTTTTAATCCTAATACTGCGGAACCGAATTACCAGCAGTATTCCTTCCAGGTGGCTCAGGCAACGGGCATTCGTTACCTGCGACTGAATGTACCGACGACCAACCGGTATTTTGTCGACGCCGTCGGTTATTTCTACTCCCTTTGCCAGGACGGCACGCCTGTAGCCGTGAACGATGCGACGGCCACTTCCGAGGAAACGCCGGTAACCTATCCGGTTCAGGTCAACGACAGCGATCCGGCCGGTTCGCCCTTGTCCACCACTCAGATCCTGAGCCCGCCTTCCAATGGTACGGCCCTCATCAATCCGGACGGTACCATCACCTACACGCCCGATCCCGAATTCACGGGAACGGATATGCTGACCTACCAGATCTGCAACCCCTCCGGTTTGTGCGACGATGCCGTGTTAACCATTACAGTCGTGAACGATGGCTGCGCCTCCGGTGAATCCACGGTGATTATCGGCACGGGTTATGGCTTTAGCGTTTCGGATCCCTTGAACAAGGTAAGCAATGAGCAAAATGCGATCGGCGTACCCGATGCGTTATTTGCCGAATTGGACAAAGGCGCCAGCGCTCGTTTGGAAATAACCCTTTCCCAAACCGTGGTGCCGGGCGATAAAATCACCTACTATGTAAGTAGTGATGATCTCCTGCTAGAAGCAGACTTTACGGTGGAGATTTTCAATGGTTCTTCCTGGGTCGGCGCCGAAAGCCATTCGGTATCCGGGTTAACCTTTACTACCTTTACTTATACTGTAGCAGACGCCGCCGGCGCTCAACGAATTCGTTTTATCAATAATGATGCGGATGAAAAACTGCACGTCGATGCAGTCAAATACAACTTGCGTACCTGCTCGCCCACCGGTTGCGTGCAATCTGAAACCGCTGTGGTGCAGTCGGGTTATGCTATTGACAACCCAACTTCGCCGGCCAGTACTGCCGATACGCCATCAGAAGCCTTAGGTGCGCCGGATCAATCGTTCTCATTAGTAGACAATGGCGATTTCCTGATCGTCGACTTCGGCCAAATTCTGCCGCAGGGTACTTTCTTGTTTTTCTACTTTTCGTCGGACGGCGGAACTACGATCACCGCCAAAACTTCGACCACGACGACTTTTGGCTCCGGAACTTCTTTTTCCGTTACGGCGCCTAAGCCCAACTTCCAGCAATTCCAACTGGAAATCACCGCTCCCGGCGGCGCTCAATATGTACGCTTTGACGGTACCAACGGTAAAATTGAGGTCGATGCCGCTCAATATTCCCTTTACCAAACCAACTCCCTCTCCGGTTTCGTTTGGGACGACAGCAGCAACGAAAATGGCACTTTTGAGACTGGTTCGGAAAATCCATTTGCCGGCGTTAGTGTCAAAATCTACCGGGATGCGGATGCCAGCGGTACGGTGAGCGCCGGCGACGTTCTGCTCGCCACCAAAACTACCAACGCCAATGGCTTCTACAGCTACCAGTTCTTCGCCAGTAGCTTGCCGGCCAACTATGTGATGGCTATTGATGAAGCTACGCTGCCTGTTTCGCCAGCGAATAATTACTATACCACCGCTCAATACCAGACGGCTACCCTCACCAGCGCTACCGACTCGGATTGTGACAACGACTTCGGCCGTTCCTTCGACAATCCGCCGGTAGCCAATGATGATGTTGCCACTACGGAGCAAAACATACCTATTGTCATCGACGCCATTGGCAACGATCAGAACCCCGATGTAGACGGCGAGGTCACAACGGTTACCTCTATCACCTCTCCGCCTTCTTTTGGCGGAACGGCCAGCATCAACCCCGACGGCACCATCAATTACACGCCGCCGGTAGGCTTTACCGGCGTGGAAACCTTCGTTTACGAATTGTGCGACGAAGCTAACCCAGGCGTACTCTGCGATGAGGCTACTGTGACCGTTACGGTGAATCCCTTCACCAACGACCCACCGGTAGCCAATGATGACGCTGCTACTACCGAACAAGACGATCCCGTCTCCGTCAATGTACTCGCCAACGACAGCGACCCGGACGGAGACCCCATCAACCCGCCTGCCTGCGTGGGTACGGATGCCTCCGCAGCAATGCCTGCCGTTTGTAACGGTGCGACCACCAACGGCGGTACCGTGACGATATTACCCAGCGGTGAAATATACTATGTGCCGCCTCCGGGCTTTACCGGAACTGACCAAACCACTTACGTCATCTGCGATCCAGGCGGACTGTGCGATGACGCGGTCATTACCTTCACCGTCAACGCAGATACCAACGATCCACCGGTAGCCACCGATGATACGGAGGTTGTTTACCTGCCTTGTGGCGCGACCACTTTCAATGTATTGGCCAATGATTACGACCTCGATGGCAATTTAGTGCCCGGCTCAGTCACCATTACCAGCGCATTGTCGCCGGCTACCGGTACGCTGGTCAATAATATGGACGGCACCTTTACCTATACCGCAGCAGCAGCCGGCACCTTCACCTTCGGTTATCAGGTATGTGACGACGGAACGCCCCTGCCCGCCCAGTGCGACCAGGCAACGGTGACCATTGAGGTACCGGTAACCAATACGGCTCCAATTGCGATGGATGACGGCGATGTCATTACCTCCGGTGATCAACTTACTACACCGGTACTGAGCAACGACAGCGACCCGGAAGGCGACGACCTGACCGTGACGCTTTGTACTTCGCTCGCTCCTGGTAGCTGTGGCTTAACCTCCAGCACCAGCACCCAGGGCGGTACGGTAACCGTCCTGCCTTCTGGTAAGACCCAATACACTCCGCCCGCCGGATTCGCCGGCGTGGATACCTACTTCTACCAGATCTGTGACGACGGCTGCCCCAACCTCTGCGCTGAGGCGACCGTGACCGTCACCGTAGAGAACCAACCGCCGGTTGCGGTTGATGACGTTGATGCTACAGCGCTTAACACTGCCATCCAGGTAGATGTGCTTGCCAACGATTTCGATCCGGAAGGAGAAGCGATCACGTTGCAGACCGCCGGTGTCAACCCGCTGAACCCCACCGGCGGCGGCACCCTGCAGGGCGGCACGGCCGTGGTGAACAACAACGGCACGCCCGGCGACCCAACCGATGACTTTATCGACTATACGCCTCCGTCCAACTTCATCGGGCTGGACACCTTCTACTACGAAATCTGCGATGCGAATGTTTTCGACCCGGAATGCGATATCGCCAGGGTTATCATTACCGTCACATCGCCCATCGATGTGCAATTGACGAAAGCCGTATTCCCGGAACAACCGGATGCGGGCGATAATGTGGCCTTCACCTTGAGGCTGACCAATACGAGCGCATCGACAGCCACCGGTGTGGTGGTCAAGGATAAGCTGCCTTCCGGCCTGACTTACGTCAGCGATAATGGAAGCGGCGCTTACGACTCCGGTACGGGAGTCTGGTTCATCGGCACGGTGCCGGCCGGCAGCTTTGTCGAGCTGCAGATCGTGGCCACCGTTACCAACTTTACGGATGCCACCAACGTCGCCGAGGTGACGGCCCACAACGAGGTCGATACCGACTCGACACCCAACAACAATATTCTGGGCGAGGATGATCAGGATGCGGTAATACTGCAATGTGTTCTGAAACGCGAGCCCATTTCAGTAACCCAGAATCCTTAA
- a CDS encoding LysE family translocator encodes MNLIWQGALLGLSLSILAGPMLFILIQLGIEKGFRAGATAGFGVWASDTLYVLAAYLGISYLLQLTQWQGFKLWASLAGGLILIVIGTATLLARPAMKSLQAGKPAGHNWTGYWMKGFLINTFNPFTAFFWIGVMTSVSADGPLPAFDAMLFFGSIIGVIILTDLLKVLLAKRIQHWMQYSYLLALRRVSGTALVLFGVFLMFRGMM; translated from the coding sequence ATGAATCTAATATGGCAAGGAGCCCTGCTGGGCCTTTCCCTCAGCATCCTGGCGGGGCCTATGTTGTTCATCCTGATCCAGTTGGGCATCGAGAAGGGTTTCCGGGCAGGCGCCACCGCCGGCTTCGGCGTTTGGGCCAGCGACACCCTTTATGTGCTCGCCGCCTATCTGGGTATTTCCTATCTCTTGCAACTCACCCAGTGGCAAGGCTTCAAATTGTGGGCCAGCCTGGCGGGCGGCCTCATTCTCATCGTCATTGGCACGGCTACCCTGCTCGCCCGCCCGGCCATGAAAAGCCTTCAGGCCGGCAAACCGGCCGGGCACAACTGGACGGGCTACTGGATGAAGGGTTTCCTCATCAATACTTTTAATCCCTTCACTGCCTTTTTCTGGATCGGCGTGATGACTTCCGTCTCTGCCGACGGCCCCCTTCCCGCTTTCGACGCCATGCTTTTTTTCGGAAGCATCATCGGCGTTATCATCCTCACCGACCTGCTGAAGGTCCTGCTGGCTAAACGCATTCAGCACTGGATGCAATACAGCTACCTGCTGGCCCTGCGCAGGGTGTCGGGTACTGCGCTGGTATTGTTTGGCGTGTTCCTCATGTTTCGGGGGATGATGTAG
- a CDS encoding GH3 auxin-responsive promoter family protein: protein MQQRTLQYLLNRAERTAFGQHYGFGQIVADGNPEQLFRERVPMHDYNRMFEEWWSRALTGEPDVSWRGNVKHFALSSGTSEAASKYIPITSDMRRSMRQAALRMFSCLPRYGLPPSFYTKEWLMIGGSASLQDFGHYQAGDLSGINASKPPVWIRRYYRPGTGIARISDWDERTEAIAKMAPRWDVGVLTGLPSWVQLTLERVIEYHGLSHIHEIWPNLKIFVSGGIAFAPYRKSFEELLGHPLIYQDSYLASEGFIAFQSRPGTSAMRLQLNNGIFFEFVPFDENNFDEEGRLRPTAQALTIAEVEEGQDYALLMSTCAGAWRYLIGDTVRFADKARSEILITGRTKHFLSICGEHLSVDNMNQAVRRTEEILNVKINEFTVSGVKSGTHFAHRWYIGCTPQADPAILSSVLDEQLMAVNDDYAAERSAMLRPPQVNPIDPKLFYEWQRHAGKMNGQSKFPRVMKGEPLAEWEAFVRRNL, encoded by the coding sequence ATGCAGCAGCGTACGCTGCAGTACCTGCTCAACCGGGCAGAACGCACTGCCTTTGGCCAGCATTACGGTTTTGGGCAAATTGTCGCAGACGGGAACCCGGAGCAGCTTTTCCGGGAGCGCGTTCCCATGCACGACTACAACCGCATGTTCGAAGAGTGGTGGAGCCGCGCCCTAACCGGAGAGCCAGATGTGAGCTGGCGGGGAAACGTAAAGCACTTCGCCCTGAGTTCCGGCACCTCGGAGGCCGCCAGCAAATACATTCCGATTACCAGCGATATGCGCCGCAGTATGCGCCAGGCAGCCCTCCGGATGTTTTCCTGCCTGCCCCGTTACGGCCTGCCTCCCAGTTTCTACACCAAGGAATGGCTGATGATCGGGGGCAGCGCTTCCCTGCAGGACTTTGGCCACTACCAGGCCGGCGACCTCAGCGGCATCAATGCCAGCAAGCCTCCGGTGTGGATTCGCCGCTATTACCGCCCCGGCACCGGCATCGCCAGGATATCCGATTGGGATGAGCGCACGGAGGCTATTGCTAAAATGGCGCCTCGGTGGGACGTGGGCGTCCTGACCGGCCTGCCCAGTTGGGTGCAGCTCACCCTGGAACGCGTCATCGAATACCATGGGCTCAGCCACATCCACGAAATCTGGCCCAACCTCAAAATATTTGTCTCCGGCGGCATTGCCTTTGCCCCGTACCGCAAGAGCTTCGAAGAGCTGCTTGGGCACCCGCTGATCTATCAGGATTCCTACCTGGCCAGCGAAGGGTTCATCGCCTTCCAGTCGCGCCCCGGCACCAGCGCCATGCGCCTGCAGCTCAACAACGGCATCTTCTTCGAATTTGTGCCCTTCGACGAGAACAACTTCGATGAGGAGGGCCGGCTCCGGCCCACTGCCCAGGCCCTTACCATCGCGGAGGTGGAAGAAGGGCAGGATTATGCGCTGCTGATGAGCACCTGCGCCGGCGCCTGGCGGTACCTGATCGGCGACACCGTCCGTTTTGCCGACAAGGCCCGCTCCGAGATTCTTATCACCGGGCGGACCAAGCACTTTCTGAGCATCTGCGGAGAGCATCTTTCGGTAGACAACATGAACCAGGCCGTGCGCCGCACCGAGGAAATCCTGAACGTAAAGATCAACGAATTCACCGTCTCAGGTGTTAAGTCAGGCACGCACTTTGCGCACCGCTGGTATATCGGCTGCACTCCACAGGCCGATCCGGCCATCCTCTCCAGCGTGCTGGACGAACAGCTCATGGCCGTCAATGACGACTACGCCGCCGAACGTTCGGCCATGTTGCGCCCGCCCCAGGTGAACCCGATTGACCCCAAGCTCTTCTATGAATGGCAGCGCCATGCCGGGAAGATGAACGGCCAGAGCAAGTTTCCGCGCGTGATGAAGGGGGAGCCATTGGCCGAATGGGAAGCTTTTGTCAGGCGGAATCTGTAA
- a CDS encoding TraR/DksA family transcriptional regulator, with translation MSNTVVRYSDGELAEFKALIEKKLANAQEQLDSLQEQILEITENTSDEHGGDWMDDSSINNDVEMLNNMAIRQRRYIKDLENALVRIRNKTYGICIITGELIDKKRLLAVPTTTKSLVAKTQEQNPVTEKRVSSSERPTPKPTGEKKVITKIIRKSPSKPAPPPRPTGFDDDDEDDFNLGEFYDDADEEIDKSIVNLDEFADDATDDDDVDVGLDIESGTDDEDDIDL, from the coding sequence ATGTCAAACACTGTTGTGAGGTATTCCGATGGAGAATTGGCTGAATTCAAAGCGCTCATCGAAAAGAAACTCGCCAATGCTCAGGAGCAGCTCGACTCCCTCCAGGAACAAATCCTGGAGATCACCGAGAATACCAGTGACGAACACGGAGGAGACTGGATGGATGACAGCAGCATCAACAATGATGTGGAAATGCTGAACAATATGGCCATCCGCCAGCGCAGGTATATCAAAGACCTTGAAAACGCCCTGGTCCGTATTAGGAACAAAACCTATGGTATCTGTATTATTACCGGCGAGCTGATCGACAAGAAACGGCTGCTGGCGGTACCGACCACTACGAAAAGCCTGGTGGCTAAAACTCAGGAGCAAAATCCGGTAACCGAAAAAAGGGTCAGCTCTTCTGAACGCCCTACTCCCAAGCCTACAGGAGAAAAGAAAGTGATCACCAAGATCATTCGAAAATCTCCTTCAAAACCTGCGCCTCCTCCCAGGCCCACAGGATTTGACGACGATGACGAGGATGATTTCAACCTCGGCGAATTCTATGACGACGCCGACGAAGAGATCGATAAATCTATTGTCAACCTCGATGAGTTTGCCGATGATGCTACCGATGACGATGACGTAGATGTCGGCTTGGACATAGAGTCCGGTACGGACGACGAGGACGATATAGATTTGTAG